In the Rhizophagus irregularis chromosome 8, complete sequence genome, one interval contains:
- a CDS encoding uncharacterized protein (SECRETED:cutsite_AGG-DS; SECRETED:prob_0.6073); SECRETED:SignalP(1-21), whose amino-acid sequence MNWFIHLFIFNLFILTSTAGGDSTCICNSGGGFGLFCGFDLAGSDCSGEILAHILQCGDKECTGCPDSKWQKPMFSTQSNTTASTPTTYQPKSTSSIQTSAAPSGSSSGSSSVSPSDVGSEFHVKQLTIKVIMLQYLTQINSLIIQIATILGAVIGGICAIFATIIGVKCKRKKQNKLNSQNKVNSQNKQISQNDQNQQDVV is encoded by the exons atgaACTGGTTTAttcatctttttatttttaacctctTTATCCTCACCTCTACTGCTGGCGGCGATTCCACTTGCATATGCAATTCTGGTGGTGGCTTTGGTCTTTTCTGCGGCTTTGACCTCGCAG GCAGTGATTGCAGTGGTGAAATTCTTGCTCATATCTTGCAATGCGGTG ACAAAGAATGCACTGGGTGTCCTGATTCCAAGTGGCAAAAGCCTATGTTTTCTACTCAATCCAACACTACTGCCAGTACTCCCACTACTTATCAACCAAAGAGTACTTCTAGTATTCAAACAAGCGCTGCTCCTTCAGGTTCCTCATCAGGTTCCTCATCCGTTTCCCCATCAGATGTAGGTTCTGAATTTCATGTCAAACAGTTAACAATCAAGGTTATTATGTTGCAATATCTAACACAAATTAATTCACTTATTATACAGATTGCCACAATTTTAGGGGCAGTAATTGGAGGTATTTGCGCAATATTTGCTACGATAATAGGTGTTAAATGTAAAAGGAAAAAgcaaaataagttaaatagtcaaaataaagtaaatagtCAAAATAAGCAAATTAGTCAAAATGATCAAAATCAACAAGATGtggtataa